A window from Mangifera indica cultivar Alphonso chromosome 2, CATAS_Mindica_2.1, whole genome shotgun sequence encodes these proteins:
- the LOC123203962 gene encoding UPF0481 protein At3g47200-like: MTAVFKHGDLIQKLLNDTDASQEVESVPDRCFIYRVPECIRTGNEELHTPVLISIGPLHHNKQKLAVMENKKKQYVKSFLQRTTFQRIDHILSFIKDNEKTIRACYAEASTLGSSEFVMMILYDSIFIIELFLIEKLQDRCDISADKISLCRDLLLLENQLPHFVLQGIYKLAVDGSDINFPFMELSRNFFARSTSVEQSGVFSDFTRVESSTFSAESVKHFTDWKRIILLKGYLTFQVLSDRIDNLPCAVKLYASGVKFKSITNAPYRSLFKVSFEKQKQLIPFFEVLELKIPHFLVDERTEHLLGNIIAMEKCLYPDKARVCNYVELMAYLMRTEEDVDLLVKKGIISNKMSNNASVANMFKKLNVLHGPSPYYGVCEELKKHYNNPWNRAKVNLKTGTLKRVYQLLRQ, encoded by the coding sequence ATGACTGCTGTCTTTAAACATGGAGACCTGATCCAAAAGTTGCTAAATGACACTGATGCAAGCCAGGAGGTCGAGTCTGTTCCTGATCGTTGCTTTATATACAGGGTGCCTGAATGTATTCGAACAGGAAATGAAGAACTTCACACTCCTGTGTTAATTTCTATTGGTCCTCTTCATcataacaaacaaaaattgGCCGTTATGGAAAATAAGAAGAAACAGTATGTGAAAAGTTTTCTTCAACGAACAACATTTCAGAGAATAGATCATATTCTAAGTTTTATCAAGGACAATGAAAAAACCATCCGTGCTTGTTATGCAGAAGCATCCACACTTGGGAGTTCTGAGTTTGTGATGATGATCCTATATGATTCTATCTTCATCATTGAGCTCTTCCTTATAGAGAAATTGCAAGATCGATGTGACATATCAGCAGATAAAATTTCACTATGCAGAGACTTGCTGTTATTGGAAAATCAACTTCCACACTTTGTGCTTCAGGGAATATACAAGTTAGCTGTCGATGGCAGTGACATAAATTTTCCCTTCATGGAGCTTTCTCGTAACTTCTTTGCGCGATCAACAAGTGTGGAGCAAAGTGGCGTCTTTTCGGATTTCACACGTGTGGAGTCAAGTACATTCTCGGCCGAGTCAGTTAAACATTTCACAGATTGGAAAAGAATCATTCTGCTCAAAGGGTACCTAACATTTCAGGTCTTGTCCGATCGGATCGACAATTTACCTTGTGCAGTGAAGCTTTATGCGTCAGGAGTAAAGTTTAAGAGTATTACTAACGCACCATATCGGAGTTTATTCAAGGTAAGTTTTGAAAAGCAAAAGCAGCTGATACCATTTTTTGAAGTTCTTGAATTGAAAATACCACATTTTCTAGTAGATGAGAGGACCGAACATCTACTCGGAAACATTATTGCTATGGAGAAGTGTCTTTATCCAGATAAAGCTCGGGTTTGCAATTATGTTGAACTGATGGCCTATCTTATGAGAACTGAAGAGGATGTGGATTTGCTTGTTAAAAAAGGAATAATTTCCAATAAAATGAGTAACAATGCTTCAGTGGCAAATATGTTTAAGAAACTTAATGTACTTCATGGACCATCGCCATACTATGGGGTATGCGAGGAGCTCAAAAAGCACTACAACAATCCGTGGAACAGAGCCAAGGTAAATTTGAAAACAGGAACTTTGAAAAGAGTATATCAACTGTTGCGGCAATAA